A window from Theropithecus gelada isolate Dixy chromosome 1, Tgel_1.0, whole genome shotgun sequence encodes these proteins:
- the LOC112634058 gene encoding putative uncharacterized protein PIK3CD-AS1: MPSHSACSVLSTAPEPPWDLRKYLLNIVAEEKRSPQLSAKTRRRGLRLQKRRNALFLLEGDIRVVGSTSGARALIPETSKQVRSGTVIAYCNLELLASSDPPVWASQSSGMTGMSYRYQPQPGFKSTPPAHSSVFHHSVQVPKEDQAQEAASRPLTSQDGWNPNIKK; encoded by the exons ATGCCCTCCCACTCTGCCTGCTCTGTTCTTAGCACAGCCCCTGAGCCCCCGTGGGATCTCAGGAAATACTTGCTAAACATAGTAGCGGAGGAGAAACGGAGCCCACAGCTCAGTGCAAAGACCCGGCGGCGTGGACTGAGGCTGCAGAAACGCAGAAACGCGCTTTTCCTGCTAGAAGGGGACATCCGCGTGGTCGGGAGTACCTCTGGGGCACGTGCCCTAATTCCAGAAACATCTAA gcaggtgCGCAGTGGCACTGtaatagcttactgcaaccttgaactcctggcttcaagtgatcctcccgtctgggcctcccaaagctctgggatgacaggtatgagctaccGCTATCAGCCACAACCGGGTTTTAAGAGCACTCCTCCAGCCCACTCCAGTGTCTTCCATCATTCTGTGCAAGTACCAAAAGAGGACCAAGCCCAGGAAGCCGCCAGCAGGCCTCTCACCAGCCAAGATGGCTGGAATCCTAATATCAAGAAATGA